The Streptomyces sp. NBC_01244 genome contains a region encoding:
- a CDS encoding carbohydrate ABC transporter permease, with protein MTATLTGREARAVPARGAARRPRARRRVAPYLFVLPALLLFAAFKLYPIGRSFVISLHQTVGGTERFVGADNYTRLLHDPLFWTALKNTAVILAVQVPVMLALATGLAVALDSTALRARAVFRLGFFLPMVTGLVAYGIVFSVLLNKDYGLANWLTGLAGLDPTPWLTDPLWAKVSLGLALTWHYTGYNAVILLARLQTVPAELYDAAAVDGAGAWSSFRHVTLPGLRPALLLTTVLSTIGTLQIFDEPYVLTGGGPDNATLTIGVYLYQNAFKYFDFGYASAIAYALAVLIGILGVIQFRFLGEKS; from the coding sequence GTGACCGCCACGCTCACCGGCCGCGAGGCCCGGGCCGTCCCCGCGCGCGGGGCGGCCCGGCGCCCCCGGGCGCGCCGGCGCGTGGCCCCGTACCTCTTCGTCCTGCCCGCGCTGCTCCTCTTCGCCGCCTTCAAGCTCTACCCCATCGGCCGGTCCTTCGTGATCAGCCTCCACCAGACCGTCGGCGGGACCGAGCGGTTCGTGGGCGCGGACAACTACACGCGACTGCTGCACGATCCGCTGTTCTGGACCGCCCTGAAGAACACCGCGGTGATCCTCGCGGTCCAAGTACCGGTCATGCTGGCCCTCGCCACCGGGCTCGCCGTGGCCCTCGACTCCACCGCGCTGCGCGCCCGCGCCGTCTTCCGGCTCGGCTTCTTCCTGCCGATGGTCACCGGCCTGGTCGCCTACGGGATCGTCTTCTCCGTCCTGCTGAACAAGGACTACGGCCTGGCCAACTGGCTGACCGGGCTCGCCGGCCTGGACCCGACGCCCTGGCTGACCGACCCCCTGTGGGCGAAGGTCTCCCTCGGCCTGGCGCTGACCTGGCACTACACGGGCTACAACGCGGTGATCCTGCTCGCCCGCCTACAGACCGTGCCCGCCGAGCTCTACGACGCCGCGGCCGTGGACGGGGCCGGCGCCTGGAGCTCCTTCCGTCACGTCACCCTGCCGGGCCTGCGCCCCGCGCTCCTGCTCACCACGGTGCTGTCCACCATCGGCACCCTGCAGATCTTCGACGAGCCGTACGTGCTCACCGGCGGCGGCCCGGACAACGCCACCCTGACCATCGGCGTGTACCTCTACCAGAACGCCTTCAAGTACTTCGACTTCGGCTACGCCTCCGCCATCGCCTACGCCCTCGCCGTCCTCATCGGCATCCTCGGCGTGATCCAGTTCCGCTTCCTGGGGGAGAAGTCATGA
- a CDS encoding ABC transporter substrate-binding protein, translating to MLRTVGAIAAGAGSLGGLTACSGTGAEGAGGQGGAAGDKEKGRITVWSWQGPAAEMKALVPEFNKKYPGIEVTVEDIGNPAIWDKITTGLAAGGQGLADVLHIGVAYLPGYVEKFPGGLADLGPLGANAYRDEFAQGMWQTVSPDGKRVNALPWEANSAGFYYRADLFEKAGVDAGALQTWEETIEAGKEIKGKTGAHLLGIDKPASQADAANFFQMLLQLQGAFYFDLAGNITLDSPEAVKAMTLIKTMNDAGLVSDLAGGWNALMSSLKQGTAAVLPMPTWFGGIIEEQVPQEAGRWKVRLPPAVRRGGSTAATVNSTHLAVAGSSKHQAAAWSFVEFVLTRPASQVKIYRGKGIAPALLKAYEDAVFHEPSAFFGGQKKGEVFLEALKAPSSAFNYTADYARALKLVTDAQSKVLLSGADPAKVLKEAADQLGRQTGRKVSR from the coding sequence GTGCTGCGGACGGTTGGAGCCATCGCCGCGGGGGCCGGATCGCTCGGCGGCCTGACCGCCTGTTCCGGCACGGGCGCCGAAGGCGCCGGCGGTCAGGGCGGGGCCGCGGGGGACAAGGAGAAGGGCCGGATCACGGTCTGGTCCTGGCAGGGTCCCGCCGCCGAAATGAAGGCCCTCGTACCGGAGTTCAACAAGAAGTACCCCGGGATCGAGGTGACGGTCGAGGACATCGGCAACCCGGCGATCTGGGACAAGATCACCACCGGGCTCGCGGCCGGCGGTCAGGGGCTCGCCGACGTCCTGCACATAGGCGTCGCCTACCTGCCCGGATACGTCGAGAAGTTCCCCGGTGGCCTCGCCGACCTCGGCCCGCTCGGCGCGAACGCCTACCGGGACGAGTTCGCCCAGGGCATGTGGCAGACCGTGTCCCCCGACGGCAAGCGCGTCAACGCCCTCCCCTGGGAGGCGAATTCGGCGGGCTTCTACTACCGGGCCGACCTCTTCGAGAAGGCAGGGGTCGACGCCGGCGCCCTCCAGACCTGGGAGGAGACCATCGAGGCCGGCAAGGAGATCAAGGGGAAGACCGGCGCCCACCTGCTGGGCATCGACAAGCCCGCCTCCCAGGCCGACGCCGCCAACTTCTTCCAGATGCTGCTCCAGCTCCAGGGCGCCTTCTACTTCGACCTCGCCGGGAACATCACGCTCGACTCCCCGGAGGCCGTGAAGGCCATGACGCTCATCAAGACGATGAACGACGCCGGCCTGGTCAGCGACCTCGCCGGCGGCTGGAACGCCCTGATGAGCTCGCTGAAGCAGGGGACCGCGGCCGTCCTGCCCATGCCCACCTGGTTCGGCGGCATCATCGAGGAGCAGGTGCCCCAGGAAGCGGGCCGGTGGAAGGTCAGGCTGCCCCCGGCCGTGCGCCGCGGCGGATCCACCGCCGCCACGGTCAACTCCACCCACCTCGCGGTGGCGGGCAGCAGCAAGCACCAGGCCGCCGCCTGGTCGTTCGTGGAGTTCGTCCTCACCCGACCCGCCTCCCAGGTGAAGATCTACCGGGGCAAGGGCATCGCCCCCGCCCTGCTGAAGGCCTACGAGGACGCGGTCTTCCACGAGCCGTCCGCCTTCTTCGGCGGACAGAAGAAGGGCGAGGTCTTCCTGGAGGCGCTCAAGGCCCCCTCGTCCGCCTTCAATTACACCGCCGACTACGCACGGGCCCTCAAGCTGGTCACCGACGCCCAGTCCAAGGTGCTGCTGAGCGGCGCCGACCCGGCGAAGGTCCTCAAGGAGGCCGCCGACCAGCTCGGGCGGCAGACCGGACGCAAGGTCTCCCGGTGA
- a CDS encoding LacI family DNA-binding transcriptional regulator, with the protein MKVGITEVAARAQVSEATVSRVINRRQGVSKKTRDAVEQAMADVGYERQTQGQLVAVITEFVSNPFFADVAERIESALAPHGLKTILCPAFPGGVQERDFISALVDKGVAAVVFLSASNTVEGADTETYELLRQRRVPYVGINGEFADGVATPVFSTDDALAAELAVDHLHRLGHRRIGMASGPAGNQPADRRVRGFLEAMAKRGIEEPERWVIRQSYTVEGGQAAVGPLLALGATAIVAASDYMALGAIRGIRRQGRVVPGDVSVVGYDGSSITEFTDPPLTTVRQPADRLALEVGRSVLALVSNRDVPTGELLFDPELVIRATTGPAPAAPAEPGA; encoded by the coding sequence ATGAAGGTCGGGATCACCGAGGTCGCCGCTCGCGCCCAGGTCAGCGAGGCGACCGTCAGCCGGGTGATCAACCGACGCCAGGGCGTGTCGAAGAAGACCCGGGACGCGGTCGAACAGGCCATGGCGGACGTCGGCTACGAACGGCAGACCCAGGGCCAACTGGTGGCAGTGATCACCGAGTTCGTGTCCAACCCGTTCTTCGCCGATGTCGCCGAGCGCATCGAGTCGGCGCTCGCCCCGCACGGACTCAAGACCATTCTGTGCCCGGCCTTCCCGGGCGGGGTCCAGGAGCGGGACTTCATCTCCGCGCTCGTCGACAAGGGCGTCGCGGCCGTCGTCTTCCTCTCCGCCTCCAACACCGTCGAAGGCGCCGACACCGAGACGTACGAACTGCTGCGCCAGCGCCGGGTCCCGTACGTCGGCATCAACGGGGAGTTCGCGGACGGGGTGGCGACCCCGGTCTTCTCCACCGATGACGCGCTCGCCGCGGAGCTGGCCGTCGACCACCTCCACCGACTGGGGCACCGCAGGATCGGGATGGCCTCGGGCCCCGCCGGCAACCAGCCCGCGGACCGCAGGGTGCGGGGCTTCCTGGAGGCCATGGCCAAGCGGGGCATCGAGGAGCCGGAGCGCTGGGTGATCCGCCAGTCCTACACGGTGGAGGGCGGCCAGGCCGCCGTCGGCCCGCTCCTCGCCCTGGGCGCCACCGCGATCGTGGCGGCCAGCGACTACATGGCCCTCGGAGCGATCCGGGGCATCCGCCGGCAGGGACGGGTGGTGCCCGGGGACGTATCGGTCGTGGGGTACGACGGCTCGTCCATCACCGAGTTCACCGACCCTCCCCTGACCACGGTGCGCCAGCCCGCCGACCGGCTGGCCCTGGAGGTCGGGCGCAGCGTACTGGCGCTGGTCAGCAACCGGGACGTGCCCACGGGGGAGCTGCTCTTCGACCCCGAGCTGGTCATCAGGGCGACCACCG
- a CDS encoding MFS transporter — MTGRRTGLIHNRPFTVFWLGQALSVLGGSVSMLALPLLVLEVTGSLVGMGLITALSGVFAIATGTFAGHVVDRVDRRRLMIGCDLARAVLLGSVPLMWSFGGPRIWLLYVLTALVTVLKTLFDVAYVSAVPSLVEPADLAAANGRLMGTFALGTLLGPVVAGLLVSGVGGAWALALDGASFLVSAVSLRWVRFGVRGDPAEPRPSGSTSLREVFVVGFRFLWAHALLRPLTILLTLLTFVTVGATDLLIFRLQNDLDRDPATVGYVIAVSGIGVVCASFAAGPLRRALGFGPCWLGSVALIGVSVAAIGVGRSVPLIAAMAALLMFGLTVGGICSMTLRQEVTPDHLLGRVTSAFWTVHNASGPVGAAALTALAARHGVPSTSLAAGAFCLLIAASGLLTPLRSARPTPPRKPPAASTGRLPDRAAAGPRRRDRPGAAG; from the coding sequence ATGACGGGCAGGCGCACCGGACTGATCCACAACCGCCCCTTCACCGTCTTCTGGCTCGGCCAGGCCCTGTCGGTGCTCGGCGGCTCGGTATCGATGCTCGCCCTGCCGCTGCTCGTCCTCGAAGTCACCGGATCCCTGGTCGGGATGGGCCTGATCACCGCCCTCTCCGGCGTCTTCGCCATCGCCACGGGAACCTTCGCGGGCCACGTGGTGGACCGGGTCGACCGCCGCCGCCTGATGATCGGCTGCGACCTCGCGCGGGCGGTGCTGCTGGGCTCCGTACCGCTGATGTGGTCCTTCGGCGGCCCGCGGATCTGGCTGCTGTACGTGCTGACCGCGCTGGTCACCGTACTGAAAACGCTCTTCGACGTGGCCTACGTGAGCGCCGTGCCCTCCCTGGTCGAACCGGCCGACCTGGCCGCCGCCAACGGGCGGCTGATGGGCACCTTCGCCCTCGGCACCCTCCTCGGCCCCGTCGTGGCCGGCCTGCTCGTCTCGGGGGTCGGCGGGGCCTGGGCGCTGGCCCTGGACGGGGCGAGCTTCCTCGTCTCGGCGGTCAGCCTGCGCTGGGTCCGCTTCGGCGTACGGGGGGACCCGGCGGAGCCCCGCCCATCGGGGAGCACCTCCCTGCGCGAGGTCTTCGTGGTCGGCTTCCGCTTCCTGTGGGCACACGCCCTGCTGCGCCCGCTGACGATCCTGCTCACCCTCCTCACCTTCGTCACCGTGGGCGCCACCGACCTGCTGATCTTCCGCCTCCAGAACGACCTCGACCGCGACCCGGCGACCGTCGGCTACGTGATCGCCGTGAGCGGCATCGGCGTCGTGTGCGCCTCCTTCGCCGCCGGGCCGCTGCGCCGGGCCCTCGGCTTCGGCCCGTGCTGGCTCGGCTCCGTCGCGCTGATCGGCGTGTCGGTGGCGGCCATCGGGGTCGGCCGCAGCGTGCCCCTGATCGCGGCGATGGCCGCCCTCTTGATGTTCGGGCTGACGGTGGGCGGCATCTGCTCCATGACCCTGCGCCAGGAAGTCACCCCGGACCACCTGCTCGGGCGGGTCACCTCCGCGTTCTGGACGGTCCACAACGCCTCGGGCCCGGTCGGAGCCGCGGCGCTCACCGCCCTGGCCGCCCGGCACGGGGTCCCGTCGACGAGCCTGGCCGCGGGAGCCTTCTGCCTCCTGATCGCCGCCTCGGGCCTCCTGACCCCGCTCCGCTCCGCCCGCCCGACCCCGCCGCGCAAACCGCCGGCGGCCTCGACCGGGCGTCTGCCGGATCGTGCGGCCGCCGGCCCCCGGCGCCGCGATCGGCCGGGGGCGGCAGGCTGA
- a CDS encoding carbohydrate ABC transporter permease: MTAARHRGRSILLTSGLAIALAAVLVPFYWLVVAATHSSGEIFDSPPPLLPGSHLAENVQTLQDTAQFGRVILNSLLIAAIYTLCAGAVCTLAGYGFAKYRFRGREPLFGLLMLGLVVPAQVTLVPLFQLMAELRWLGTYQAVIMPNLALPFGIFLMRQSMAALPDELLDSGRMDGCGELRLFWRVVLPPMKPALAALAIFLFLYQWNDFVWPLIVLRDSATFTVPVALASLQGLDETDYGAILAGTAAAAIPMALVFLALQRQFVSGLLAGAVKE; the protein is encoded by the coding sequence ATGACCGCCGCCCGCCACCGCGGCAGGAGCATCCTGCTCACTTCCGGTCTCGCCATCGCGCTGGCCGCCGTCCTGGTCCCCTTCTACTGGCTCGTGGTCGCCGCCACGCACAGCTCGGGGGAGATCTTCGACAGCCCGCCGCCGCTGTTGCCCGGCAGCCACCTCGCGGAGAACGTACAAACCCTCCAGGACACCGCGCAGTTCGGCCGGGTGATCCTCAACTCCCTTCTCATCGCCGCGATCTACACCCTGTGCGCGGGCGCCGTCTGCACGCTGGCCGGCTACGGCTTCGCCAAGTACCGCTTCCGCGGCCGCGAACCGCTGTTCGGACTGCTCATGCTCGGGCTCGTGGTCCCCGCTCAGGTCACCCTCGTACCGCTCTTCCAGTTGATGGCCGAACTGCGCTGGCTGGGCACGTACCAGGCCGTGATCATGCCCAACCTGGCCCTGCCCTTCGGCATCTTCCTGATGCGCCAGTCGATGGCCGCGCTCCCCGACGAACTCCTCGATTCGGGGCGCATGGACGGCTGCGGCGAACTGCGGCTGTTCTGGAGGGTGGTGCTCCCGCCGATGAAACCGGCGCTGGCCGCCCTGGCGATCTTCCTCTTCCTGTACCAGTGGAACGACTTCGTCTGGCCCCTGATCGTCCTGCGCGACAGCGCCACGTTCACCGTCCCCGTGGCCCTCGCCTCCCTCCAGGGCCTCGACGAGACCGACTACGGAGCGATCCTCGCCGGAACCGCGGCCGCCGCGATCCCAATGGCCCTCGTATTCCTCGCGCTCCAGCGCCAGTTCGTGTCCGGCCTGCTCGCCGGCGCCGTGAAGGAGTGA
- a CDS encoding glycoside hydrolase family 36 protein produces MTSAVTTPVTTVDPVTTADPVTTVEPVTTAGLAPAPEEPLLDGVSLAVLAHAPGVHPAWTLTELPDGLRMLEVRADGAPVEIRFSVPLGDAAGYWHPQGGWRRTLLADWEGRSRVSLVDGHAAGCLYDHGGATLLTFAATDPVPEAALRFGVSEENDTHVVHLRLPAARQAHRILLVPRSPSVARAMRALRSWFDAEFAPAPVPDGARTPVYSTWYAFNQDVSAPAVETQAELAAGLGCGALILDDGWQEGGHGRGYAGCGDWEPDRAKFPDFAGHVARVRAHGLSYLAWVAPLLLGSGAACHDRWAPCAPVPSTVPGAHVLDPRRPEVRAHVVGLCVRLVRAYGLDGLKLDFLEQAMAYAGDGAGDVGVAMVTLLTELRAALESVRPGVLLELRQPYTGPGMAPFGNMLRSFDCPADATANRVRTLDTALLAVGGAVHSDMLLWSPEAPVEVVARQLIGALHAVPQISVRLDGLPAAHREAVRFWLGRWRLHRELLLDGEVEPGRPDELYPLVRAGAGDHCLMSVHGDRVVPLDFSAYSRFDLVNGSDRDRVMVEVLGGGGRIRGVVHGPDGRIMDGPPSYLPEGARSLVVPRGGLVSLTITEGPR; encoded by the coding sequence GTGACCAGCGCCGTGACCACCCCCGTGACCACCGTCGACCCCGTGACCACCGCCGATCCTGTGACCACCGTCGAACCCGTCACCACCGCGGGGCTCGCCCCCGCCCCCGAGGAACCGCTGCTCGACGGGGTCTCGCTCGCCGTCCTCGCCCACGCCCCCGGCGTCCACCCGGCCTGGACCCTGACCGAACTCCCCGACGGGCTGCGGATGCTGGAGGTGCGGGCCGACGGCGCCCCCGTCGAGATCCGCTTCTCCGTGCCCCTCGGCGACGCCGCCGGATACTGGCACCCGCAGGGCGGCTGGCGGCGCACCCTCCTCGCCGACTGGGAGGGCCGTTCCCGGGTCTCGCTGGTCGACGGACACGCCGCCGGCTGCCTCTACGACCACGGCGGCGCCACCCTGCTCACCTTCGCCGCCACCGACCCGGTACCCGAGGCCGCGCTCCGCTTCGGGGTCTCCGAGGAGAACGACACCCACGTCGTCCACCTCCGCCTGCCCGCCGCACGGCAGGCCCACCGGATCCTGCTCGTCCCCCGCTCACCCTCGGTGGCACGGGCCATGCGGGCCCTGCGGTCCTGGTTCGACGCCGAGTTCGCCCCGGCGCCGGTGCCCGACGGGGCCCGCACCCCCGTCTACTCCACCTGGTACGCCTTCAACCAGGACGTCAGCGCCCCCGCCGTCGAAACCCAGGCCGAACTGGCCGCCGGACTCGGCTGCGGAGCACTGATCCTCGACGACGGCTGGCAGGAGGGGGGCCACGGACGCGGTTACGCCGGCTGCGGGGACTGGGAGCCGGACCGGGCCAAGTTCCCCGACTTCGCCGGGCACGTGGCCCGGGTCCGGGCCCACGGGCTGAGCTACCTCGCCTGGGTCGCGCCCCTGCTGCTGGGCTCCGGAGCCGCCTGCCACGACCGCTGGGCCCCCTGCGCGCCCGTCCCCTCCACGGTGCCCGGCGCGCACGTGCTCGACCCCCGCCGCCCGGAGGTGCGCGCGCACGTCGTCGGGCTCTGCGTCCGGCTCGTCCGCGCCTACGGGCTCGACGGACTCAAGCTCGACTTCCTCGAGCAGGCCATGGCGTACGCGGGCGACGGCGCGGGAGACGTCGGAGTGGCCATGGTGACCCTGCTGACGGAACTGCGCGCGGCCCTGGAATCCGTACGCCCCGGCGTGCTGCTGGAACTGCGCCAGCCCTACACCGGCCCCGGCATGGCCCCCTTCGGCAACATGCTGCGCTCCTTCGACTGCCCCGCGGACGCCACCGCGAACCGGGTCCGCACCCTCGATACCGCACTGCTCGCCGTCGGCGGGGCCGTCCACTCCGACATGCTCCTGTGGTCGCCCGAGGCGCCCGTGGAGGTGGTGGCCCGGCAGCTGATCGGGGCCCTGCACGCGGTGCCGCAGATCTCCGTACGGCTGGACGGGCTGCCGGCGGCGCACCGGGAGGCGGTCCGGTTCTGGCTGGGGCGGTGGCGGCTCCACCGCGAGCTGCTGCTGGACGGGGAGGTGGAGCCGGGCCGGCCGGACGAGCTGTACCCGCTGGTGCGGGCCGGCGCCGGGGACCACTGCCTGATGAGCGTGCACGGGGACCGGGTCGTCCCGCTGGACTTCTCCGCGTACAGCCGCTTCGACCTGGTCAACGGCTCGGACCGGGACCGGGTGATGGTCGAGGTGCTGGGCGGTGGCGGCCGGATCCGGGGAGTGGTCCACGGACCCGACGGCCGTATCATGGACGGTCCGCCGTCGTACCTGCCGGAGGGGGCACGCTCGCTGGTGGTGCCGCGCGGCGGTCTGGTATCGCTCACGATCACGGAAGGACCGCGATGA
- a CDS encoding PaaI family thioesterase: MTTLTPADADKILHDNFAPWVLALGLTVQETGERHAVLRLPWSDALARDGGGLSGQALMAAADTATVIAISAARGAYGPMTTVQQSTSFQRPVVGADVLIDVRITKLGKRMAFADITMTPEGAGEPAAKASTVYALLG, encoded by the coding sequence GTGACGACGCTGACACCGGCAGACGCGGACAAGATCCTCCACGACAACTTCGCCCCCTGGGTGCTCGCCCTCGGACTCACCGTCCAGGAGACCGGCGAACGGCACGCCGTACTGCGGCTGCCCTGGTCCGACGCCCTCGCCCGCGACGGCGGGGGCCTCAGCGGCCAGGCCCTGATGGCCGCCGCGGACACCGCCACCGTCATCGCGATCTCCGCCGCGCGCGGGGCCTACGGTCCGATGACCACCGTCCAGCAGTCCACCAGCTTCCAGCGGCCGGTGGTCGGCGCCGACGTGCTGATCGACGTACGCATCACCAAACTCGGCAAGCGGATGGCCTTCGCCGACATCACCATGACGCCCGAGGGCGCCGGCGAACCGGCCGCGAAGGCCTCCACCGTCTACGCCCTGCTGGGATGA